The Bacteroidota bacterium genome includes a region encoding these proteins:
- a CDS encoding alpha/beta hydrolase — translation MKKVTLCLLAFALLLGACKSKLEKKDQSLDEMQEEEPGNYDPVLSSASATPVYKKIGDSVEMHLNIYYPENHLTNLPSPVIIYFFGGAFIHGSPIQFEEHCKYFAGRGIVAIAADYRVISRNKGNALNCIYDAKSAIRYLREHARELNIDPDKIVMAGGSAGAFLAIECAINDTKWQDASDNAAVSPVPNALVLLNPVVNAMEHKFRIAKFLDDEKAPESESHASEIDPMTHIKPGMPTAIAFHGTADKISAYKFVKQFSDDYIAAGNKMDLHTYEGEKHGFTSMQNKGGKYFLESLKLTDEFMISLGYLSGSPSVETIKIPEMKPQTNKKTPNLKNKKIKKAEEAAPKPQ, via the coding sequence ATGAAAAAAGTTACCCTGTGTTTATTAGCCTTTGCTCTCCTGTTAGGCGCTTGCAAATCGAAATTGGAAAAAAAAGATCAAAGTCTTGACGAAATGCAAGAGGAAGAACCAGGAAATTATGATCCTGTTTTATCCTCCGCATCGGCCACTCCTGTATATAAAAAGATTGGAGATTCCGTGGAGATGCATTTAAATATATATTATCCGGAAAATCACCTTACAAATCTTCCTTCACCGGTAATTATTTATTTTTTTGGCGGCGCATTTATTCATGGAAGCCCAATACAGTTTGAAGAACACTGTAAATATTTTGCAGGTAGAGGAATTGTTGCCATTGCAGCAGATTATCGGGTTATTTCTAGAAATAAAGGAAATGCATTGAATTGTATCTATGATGCAAAAAGTGCAATTCGTTACTTGCGTGAACATGCCCGGGAACTAAACATTGATCCTGATAAGATCGTGATGGCCGGTGGTTCAGCAGGTGCTTTTTTGGCAATAGAATGTGCTATCAATGATACCAAGTGGCAGGATGCAAGCGATAATGCTGCTGTTTCGCCGGTTCCCAACGCGTTAGTTTTGTTAAATCCTGTAGTTAATGCCATGGAACATAAATTCCGTATTGCAAAATTTCTGGATGATGAAAAGGCTCCTGAAAGTGAATCACACGCAAGTGAGATAGATCCTATGACCCACATCAAACCTGGAATGCCTACTGCTATTGCATTTCATGGCACAGCGGATAAAATTTCAGCCTATAAATTTGTTAAACAATTTAGTGATGATTATATCGCCGCCGGTAATAAAATGGATCTGCATACTTATGAAGGTGAAAAACATGGTTTTACATCCATGCAGAACAAAGGCGGTAAATATTTTCTGGAATCGCTAAAATTAACCGATGAATTTATGATCAGCCTTGGATATCTTTCAGGCAGTCCTTCTGTGGAAACTATTAAAATTCCGGAGATGAAACCGCAAACAAATAAAAAGACCCCGAATCTTAAAAATAAGAAAATTAAAAAAGCAGAGGAAGCAGCGCCGAAACCTCAATAA
- a CDS encoding MFS transporter, protein MQVEKIPLRGQLLYAAGTMGWSIVVNLLAGIIIYFYQPVGDAELNNLIPKITILGFINALTLVVLSARLIDAVIDPFIAHQSDKSEHKKGRRIPFMAFALLPILITGILLYMPLNRTESFNNIWWLAGIQIAFNIAISFYVIPYNALLPELGYNSEIKLRISTFQSIAYTLGLVVASASNALLNFYQDAFHIEDKFRAFQLAIWTIFLIGWLFLLLPVFINEKKYIIPNRVTQSIKDNFKTVLRNKNVLLYLIADFTYFISLTIIGTGALYYIKALLHLEEKHGTGMVATAVGLAMLWSPLVYYLAKRYSKKMMILVSLIMLSAVFSTVRYLGHFGMDNITEAYLFAAILSVPFSVLGILPPVILAELTHADARETKENREATFFAIRSLFIQLGQTLGIVIFTILIGMDQSKGLGKYLAGVFEKIPFEELGIRLSGVFGFILCFIAAMIFAFFDEKKLNASIDKERSEEMKE, encoded by the coding sequence ATGCAGGTAGAAAAGATCCCATTAAGGGGACAGTTGTTATACGCGGCCGGAACCATGGGATGGAGCATAGTAGTGAATTTGCTTGCAGGCATCATTATCTATTTTTATCAACCGGTTGGAGATGCCGAGCTCAATAATCTCATTCCCAAGATCACCATTCTTGGTTTTATTAATGCTCTCACCCTGGTGGTTTTAAGTGCACGTTTGATAGATGCTGTGATCGATCCATTTATTGCTCATCAAAGCGATAAAAGTGAACATAAAAAAGGGAGAAGAATTCCATTTATGGCATTTGCACTTTTACCAATTCTTATAACAGGTATATTATTATATATGCCGTTAAACAGAACAGAAAGTTTTAATAATATATGGTGGCTTGCCGGTATCCAGATCGCATTTAATATTGCTATCTCCTTTTATGTGATACCGTATAATGCATTGTTACCTGAGTTGGGGTATAACAGCGAAATAAAATTACGTATATCCACCTTTCAATCAATTGCATATACACTTGGACTTGTGGTTGCCAGTGCTTCCAATGCCTTGCTTAATTTTTATCAGGATGCTTTTCATATTGAGGATAAATTTCGCGCATTTCAATTAGCTATTTGGACCATTTTTTTAATTGGATGGTTATTTCTTTTACTTCCGGTTTTTATCAATGAAAAAAAATATATTATTCCCAATCGTGTAACACAATCAATAAAAGATAATTTCAAAACTGTATTGCGCAATAAAAATGTATTGTTATACCTTATTGCAGATTTTACCTATTTCATTTCCTTAACAATTATTGGAACAGGTGCCTTATATTATATAAAAGCGCTTTTACATCTGGAGGAAAAACATGGCACAGGTATGGTTGCAACAGCCGTGGGGCTTGCCATGCTGTGGTCGCCACTGGTTTATTACCTTGCGAAACGATATTCTAAAAAAATGATGATCCTCGTTTCACTTATTATGTTGTCGGCGGTTTTTTCAACAGTGAGATATCTCGGACATTTTGGAATGGATAATATAACAGAAGCATATTTATTCGCTGCAATTCTCTCTGTTCCTTTTTCAGTTTTGGGTATTTTACCGCCGGTGATATTGGCAGAACTTACCCATGCAGATGCACGGGAAACAAAAGAAAATCGCGAAGCCACTTTTTTTGCAATCAGAAGTTTATTTATACAATTAGGCCAAACATTGGGAATAGTAATTTTCACCATTTTAATCGGTATGGATCAATCAAAAGGTTTGGGTAAATATTTAGCAGGTGTTTTTGAAAAAATACCTTTTGAGGAATTAGGGATCAGATTATCAGGAGTATTCGGTTTTATTTTATGTTTTATTGCTGCAATGATATTTGCCTTTTTTGATGAGAAAAAATTGAATGCTTCTATTGATAAGGAAAGGAGTGAAGAAATGAAAGAATGA
- the purE gene encoding 5-(carboxyamino)imidazole ribonucleotide mutase gives MKKSKSAVPVLKKQPLVSVIMGSDSDLHIMQDAVDILKEFGIPVEVTIVSAHRTPKRMVDFASKAHGRGILVIIAGAGGAAHLPGMVASISPLPVIGVPIKSSNSIDGWDSILSILQMPNGVPVATVALNAAKNAGILAAEILGCSDLDIRNKILDYKKKLQLTVEAKAKKMERSN, from the coding sequence ATGAAAAAATCAAAATCAGCAGTTCCCGTATTAAAAAAACAGCCATTGGTTAGTGTAATTATGGGAAGTGATTCTGATCTGCATATTATGCAGGACGCTGTTGATATTCTGAAAGAATTTGGTATCCCGGTGGAAGTTACCATTGTAAGTGCACATAGAACTCCAAAACGAATGGTAGATTTTGCTTCCAAAGCGCATGGTCGTGGTATATTAGTTATTATTGCAGGAGCCGGCGGCGCTGCGCATTTACCGGGTATGGTTGCTTCTATTTCTCCCTTACCAGTTATAGGGGTTCCGATAAAATCGAGTAATTCTATTGATGGATGGGATTCCATATTATCCATTCTTCAAATGCCCAATGGAGTTCCTGTTGCAACTGTAGCTTTAAATGCAGCAAAAAATGCAGGAATACTTGCTGCAGAAATATTAGGTTGCAGCGACCTTGACATCCGTAATAAAATATTGGATTATAAAAAGAAATTGCAATTAACTGTAGAAGCGAAAGCTAAAAAAATGGAGAGATCGAATTAA
- a CDS encoding 5-(carboxyamino)imidazole ribonucleotide synthase: MNAISSGELELGILGGGQLGKMLIEAASDWNIQCHVLDPDPKCPCALLAPNFVCGSFKDYETVYQFGKNLQKITIEIEHVNVEALFQLEKEGKEIFPKPEVLKLIQDKGKQKMFYEDNVLPTANFQIIENKTELINLIREEKIIFPFVQKSCTAGYDGKGVIVIKGQSDIDDLLEGECVIEDVIDFEKELAVIVARNTNGETKCFPVVEMEFHKEANLVEFLFAPAHIDNTTAEKAYKIAIDCIEAFNMYGILAVEMFLTKEGEILINEVAPRAHNSGHHTIEANYTSQYEQLLRCIFNIPLGSTGTRSSSVMINILGDENFSGEAKYLGLKNCLEMEGVYVHLYGKKITKPFRKMGHVTIIGSDEKVLREKANFVKETLKVQS; this comes from the coding sequence ATGAATGCTATTTCTTCGGGAGAATTAGAGTTGGGGATATTGGGGGGTGGACAATTAGGGAAAATGCTTATTGAGGCTGCAAGCGACTGGAACATACAGTGTCACGTATTGGATCCCGATCCGAAATGCCCTTGTGCATTACTCGCCCCTAATTTTGTTTGCGGAAGTTTTAAAGATTATGAAACGGTTTATCAGTTTGGGAAGAATCTTCAAAAAATCACCATTGAAATTGAACATGTAAATGTTGAGGCTTTGTTTCAGCTGGAAAAAGAAGGCAAAGAAATATTTCCCAAACCAGAGGTGTTGAAATTAATTCAGGACAAGGGTAAACAAAAAATGTTTTATGAGGATAATGTTTTGCCGACTGCAAATTTTCAGATCATAGAAAATAAAACCGAACTCATAAATTTAATTCGCGAGGAGAAGATCATTTTCCCATTTGTTCAAAAATCTTGTACTGCCGGATATGATGGAAAAGGTGTAATAGTAATTAAAGGACAAAGTGATATTGATGATCTTTTGGAAGGAGAATGTGTAATTGAAGATGTAATTGATTTTGAAAAGGAACTTGCCGTTATTGTTGCAAGAAATACCAACGGTGAAACAAAATGTTTTCCGGTTGTTGAAATGGAATTTCACAAGGAGGCAAATCTTGTAGAATTTTTGTTTGCACCGGCTCATATTGATAATACTACTGCTGAAAAAGCCTATAAAATTGCGATCGATTGTATTGAAGCATTTAATATGTATGGAATTCTTGCGGTGGAAATGTTTCTGACTAAAGAAGGGGAGATATTAATTAATGAGGTGGCGCCACGTGCGCATAACAGCGGACATCACACTATTGAAGCAAATTACACATCGCAATATGAACAATTATTGCGATGCATTTTTAATATTCCACTTGGTAGTACAGGAACCCGAAGCAGCTCTGTGATGATAAATATTTTGGGGGATGAAAATTTTAGTGGCGAGGCCAAATATTTGGGTTTAAAAAATTGTTTGGAAATGGAAGGTGTTTATGTTCATCTTTATGGAAAAAAAATTACTAAACCATTCAGAAAAATGGGACATGTAACAATTATTGGAAGCGATGAAAAAGTGTTGCGTGAAAAAGCGAATTTTGTAAAAGAAACATTGAAAGTGCAAAGTTGA